The Argiope bruennichi chromosome 9, qqArgBrue1.1, whole genome shotgun sequence genome contains a region encoding:
- the LOC129984924 gene encoding small glutamine-rich tetratricopeptide repeat-containing protein alpha-like — protein MRYRNESENVKNLAITIADFLSSQSACKFDPSFTRKLRIAVNCLEKVYSINLRDYLRMREFPSLPEIFQRASHPVPIKDKLQAEKCKIQGNALIQQGKYSMAEIEFTKAICLNEQNPVYYCNRADTRIKQGQYQKAAADCHRALSLDPQYSKAYAILGQAYFMMNLPAKAARCYRKALKIQPHNEIYLRILSHITQPTNGCGFEIFNPFLRLKRNIADLASNISPLRNAIGCSYRPLTKDSPHSKSRTILSLSESTD, from the coding sequence ATGCGGTACAGAAACGAATCCGAAAACGTAAAGAACTTGGCCATTACAATTGCTGATTTCTTATCATCCCAATCGGCTTGCAAATTCGACCCATCGTTTACGAGAAAGCTTAGAATTGCTGTGAACTGTCTTGAGAAGGTTTATTCCATTAATCTAAGGGATTATTTGCGCATGAGAGAATTTCCAAGCCTtccagaaatatttcaaagagcCTCACATCCAGTTCCAATAAAGGACAAACTACAGGCAGAAAAATGCAAAATCCAGGGCAATGCTCTTATTCAGCAAGGCAAATATTCCATGGCAGAGATTGAGTTCACAAAAGCTATTTGTCTTAATGAACAAAATCCTGTATATTACTGCAACAGGGCAGACACCAGAATCAAACAAGGTCAGTACCAAAAGGCAGCAGCCGATTGTCACAGAGCTTTGAGTTTGGATCCTCAATATTCAAAAGCTTATGCCATACTGGGACAAGCTTACTTCATGATGAATCTCCCAGCTAAAGCTGCTAGATGTTACAGAAAGGCTCTTAAGATACAGCCTCATAATGAGATTTATTTGAGAATTCTTAGTCATATTACTCAGCCAACAAATGGATGTGGCTTTGAGATTTTCAATCCATTTCTACGTTTGAAAAGAAATATCGCCGATTTGGCGTCCAATATCTCGCCGTTGAGAAACGCCATCGGTTGTAGTTATCGTCCGCTTACAAAGGATTCACCTCATTCAAAAAGTCGTACAATTTTAAGTCTTTCGGAATCAACAGATTAA